In the genome of Helicobacteraceae bacterium, one region contains:
- the dut gene encoding dUTP diphosphatase, translating into MANPIIRVRRLSPDALIPQYQSANAAGFDLHALEDTEIASGDRALVRTGLAIALPIGYELQVRPRSGLALKHGVTVLNTPGTVDSDYRGELMIILFNADRQTFKINKGDRIAQAIIASVLRADFETTDELDETRRGAGGFGSTGI; encoded by the coding sequence TTGGCTAATCCGATTATTCGCGTTAGGCGGCTAAGTCCCGACGCGCTGATTCCGCAATATCAGAGCGCCAACGCGGCGGGCTTTGATCTGCACGCTCTGGAGGATACGGAGATCGCTTCGGGAGATCGGGCGCTGGTAAGAACGGGGCTTGCGATCGCGCTGCCGATCGGCTACGAGTTGCAGGTGCGCCCAAGAAGCGGGCTAGCGCTAAAGCATGGCGTTACCGTGCTGAATACCCCCGGCACCGTCGATAGCGACTATCGCGGCGAGTTGATGATTATCCTGTTTAACGCCGATCGGCAAACATTCAAGATCAATAAGGGCGATCGGATCGCTCAGGCGATTATCGCCTCCGTTCTGCGCGCCGATTTCGAGACGACGGACGAACTAGACGAAACCAGACGCGGCGCGGGCGGCTTCGGGAGCACGGGAATATGA
- a CDS encoding VWA domain-containing protein yields the protein MRGDQTTKRKDKTMIAKAKTAIAATIRTKITVALATIAFSALSANAIDVVKPTPDKTLVDVAFVLDTTGSMANLIDGAKRKIWSIANAIIDQNPNAHIRLGLIGYRDIGDEYVVRYYPLTADAQDIYAKLLAFEAAGGGDMPESVNEALDIAVTKMGWTETKVGTRIIFLVGDAPPHMDYKQDRKYPQVIAEANQRGIIINAVQAGELDSTRVIWREIARLGKGEYIAIPQDGGRVIVIETPYDDEIIIIQRKLNSTVIPYGAAREREIAQDKIDSYSEASPSIAAETSKFVNNQSDGLGVITGGGDLVEEIEAKRIKLEDIASDKLPENMRKMTAKEKEAFIDKQIKARETLSKELAAAIAKRDAFIAQAAAKESPKGDSFDRAVARTLKEQVRK from the coding sequence ATGAGAGGCGATCAAACGACGAAACGAAAGGATAAAACGATGATAGCAAAGGCAAAAACCGCTATCGCGGCGACGATAAGAACAAAAATAACGGTCGCGTTGGCTACGATCGCGTTTTCGGCGCTTAGCGCGAACGCGATCGACGTAGTAAAACCAACTCCCGATAAAACGTTGGTCGACGTCGCGTTTGTGTTGGATACGACGGGATCGATGGCAAACTTAATCGACGGGGCAAAACGCAAAATATGGTCGATCGCCAACGCGATTATCGATCAAAACCCCAACGCGCATATTCGCTTAGGGCTGATCGGCTATCGGGATATAGGCGACGAATACGTCGTTCGCTACTATCCGCTCACAGCCGACGCGCAGGATATTTACGCCAAACTTTTAGCTTTTGAAGCCGCGGGCGGCGGCGACATGCCCGAATCGGTAAACGAGGCGTTGGATATAGCCGTAACAAAGATGGGCTGGACGGAAACGAAAGTCGGAACGCGCATTATTTTCCTCGTGGGCGACGCGCCGCCGCATATGGACTACAAGCAAGATCGCAAATATCCGCAGGTCATAGCGGAGGCGAATCAACGCGGCATTATCATAAACGCCGTTCAGGCGGGCGAGTTAGACTCCACGCGGGTAATCTGGCGTGAAATCGCGCGGCTTGGCAAGGGAGAGTATATAGCGATCCCGCAAGACGGCGGGCGGGTGATTGTGATCGAAACGCCCTACGACGACGAGATTATCATTATTCAACGCAAGCTAAACTCCACTGTAATTCCTTACGGAGCGGCTAGGGAGCGCGAGATCGCGCAAGACAAGATCGATTCCTATAGCGAGGCGAGCCCGTCCATCGCGGCTGAAACCTCAAAATTTGTCAATAATCAAAGCGACGGCTTGGGCGTAATAACGGGCGGCGGCGATCTGGTAGAGGAAATCGAAGCCAAGCGGATAAAGCTAGAGGATATCGCCTCCGATAAGCTGCCCGAAAATATGCGCAAGATGACGGCGAAAGAGAAAGAGGCGTTTATCGACAAACAGATTAAAGCGCGCGAGACGCTCTCTAAAGAGCTTGCGGCGGCGATCGCGAAGCGAGACGCTTTTATCGCGCAGGCGGCGGCGAAAGAGTCGCCCAAGGGCGACAGCTTCGATCGCGCGGTCGCGAGAACGCTAAAAGAGCAGGTGCGAAAGTGA
- the greA gene encoding transcription elongation factor GreA, producing the protein MLDKEPMTPKGFEKIAKELERLKNVERANVAREIQIAAQLGDLKENAEYHAAKEKMSHLEKRVALLEGFIAKAQVVDPSTLPHKRVSFGSTVTLLDLETENEVAYTIVGSVESDAARGLISFGSPLARALIGKEEGADVVADLPNGIKEFEIVKIAFDEKAFI; encoded by the coding sequence ATGCTTGATAAAGAGCCAATGACCCCCAAAGGTTTTGAAAAGATCGCCAAAGAGTTGGAGCGTCTAAAGAACGTAGAGCGAGCCAACGTCGCGCGCGAGATTCAGATCGCCGCGCAACTTGGCGATCTGAAGGAAAACGCCGAATATCACGCCGCCAAAGAGAAGATGAGCCATCTTGAAAAGCGCGTGGCGCTGTTGGAGGGATTTATCGCCAAGGCGCAGGTGGTCGATCCCTCCACCCTTCCTCACAAGCGCGTTAGTTTTGGATCGACCGTAACCCTGCTCGATTTAGAGACGGAAAACGAGGTCGCATATACGATCGTAGGCTCCGTCGAGAGCGACGCGGCGCGAGGTTTAATTTCGTTTGGATCGCCGCTCGCTCGCGCGCTGATCGGCAAAGAGGAGGGCGCGGACGTGGTAGCCGATCTGCCAAACGGGATCAAAGAGTTTGAGATCGTCAAAATCGCCTTTGACGAAAAAGCGTTTATATGA